The window ACAGGCAAAGATTGCTGAGGCTGCGGGTGCAGTAGCCGTAATGGCTCTGGAACGGGTTCCTTCCGACATCCGCGCAGCAGGCGGTGTAGCACGGATGGCAGATCCTACAATTGTAGAAGAAGTTATCAAGGTAGTCAGCATTCCCGTAATGGCTAAAGCTCGTATCGGCCATTATGTAGAAGCTAAGGTCCTGGAGTCGCTGGGCGTTGATTATCTGGACGAGAGTGAAGTTCTGACTCCTGCCGATGAAGTTTTCCATATCGACAAGCGTGAATTTACAGTTCCTTTTGTATGTGGCGCAAAAGACCTCGGTGAGGCACTTCGCCGTATTAATGAAGGGGCTTCCATGATCCGTACCAAAGGCGAACCGGGAACAGGCAATATCGTTGAAGCTGTTCGTCACATGCGCTTCATTAATAGCCAGATCCGCAAAGTGACTAACCTGTCCAAGGACGAGCTGTACCATGAAGCCAAAACACTGGGAGTTCCTTACGAGCTTCTGCTTGAAGTCCACGAGCTTGGCAAACTGCCGGTTGTTAACTTTGCTGCAGGCGGTGTAGCTACTCCTGCCGATGCAGCCTTGATGATGCATCTGGGAGCGGATGGCGTATTCGTAGGTTCCGGTATTTTCAAATCGGATAATCCGGAGAAGTTTGCCCGTGCGATTGTTGAAGCAACCACACACTTCACTGACTACAAACTGATTGCTGAAGTATCCAAGAACCTCGGCACCCCGATGAAGGGGATTGATATTGCAACTCTGGCTCCGTCAGAACGCATGTCGGAGCGTGGCCGTTAATAGAGAGAAGGTTTCCCGGATGAAAATAGGAGTGTTGGCGCTTCAAGGCGCTGTAACAGAGCATATTGTCAGTATAGAGAAAACCGGAGCCGAGGGCCTTCCCATTAAGCGCGTAGAGCAGCTTGAGGAAGTGGAAGGACTGATCATCCCTGGCGGAGAAAGTACTACGATCGGCAAGCTGATGCGCAAATACGGCTTCATTGAAGCCATACGTGACTTCTCAGCCCAGGGCAAACCTATTTTCGGTACATGTGCGGGAATGATTGTGCTGGCGAAGAGAATTGCCGGAGGCGAACCTTCTCATCTTGAGCTGATGGATATTACCGTTGCCCGGAACGCTTTTGGCCGCCAGCGGGAGAGCTTTGAGTGTGATCTGGATGTAAAAGGGATAAATGAGCCGGTCCGTGCCGTCTTTATCCGTGCTCCGCTCATTAACGAAGTGGGTCCGGATGTCGATGTCCTGACGGTCTATAATGATGAGATCGTAACGGCGCGCCAGGACAACCTGCTGGTATCCTCTTTCCATCCGGAGCTGACCGATGATTACCGCCTGCATCAATATTTTGCCGATATGGTGAAGGCTAGTGTAGAAGCTAAACAATAGAACTGCATACAAGAACATCCTGACTCTTTCAATGCTGCAACAGCAATTTGAAAGAGTTTAGGCTGTTTTCAGGAGGGAAACTTTGTGCTAGATGTAAAAGTATTGCGCAGTGATTATGCCAAGGTAGAAGAGGCGCTTAATAAACGCGGGAAATCACTTGATTTGATTGCAGGCTTTCCACAGCTTGACTTGCGCCGGCGTGAACTGCTGCAAGAGACTGAAGGGCTTAAGAACCGCCGTAACATCGTTTCAGGCGACGTGGCTAAGAAGAAAAAGAATGGCGAGCCGGCAGAAGACTTGATTGCTGAGATGCGTACGGTATCCGACCGGATCAAGGAGCTGGATGATGAAGTCCGCGAACTCGAAACACAAATCGATGAGCTGACCATGAGCATTCCGAACATTCCTCATGAATCGGTGCCGGTAGGCAAATCCGAGGAAGAGAACGTTGAAGTGCGGCGCTGGTCGCAGCCAAGAGAGTTCGGATTTACGCCCAAATCCCATTGGGAGCTGGCACAGCAGCTGGATATCCTTGATTTTGAAGCCGCTGCCAAGGTTACAGGTTCCAGATTTGTGTTCTATAAGGGTCTTGGCGCCCGTCTGGAGCGCGCCTTGATCAACTTCATGATGGATCTTCACAGCGGAGAGCATAACTACGAGGAAATGCTGCCGCCATATATCGTAAATAAGGACAGCTTGTATGGTACAGGTCAGCTGCCGAAGTTTGAAGAGGATCTGTTCAAGCTGCGGGACACCGAATATTACCTGATTCCTACAGCCGAAGTACCGGTAACGAACTACTACCGTGAGGAGATTCTGACAGCTGCAGATCTGCCGAAATATCATGTTGCTTACAGCTCCTGTTTCCGTTCTGAAGCGGGTTCAGCAGGCCGGGACACCCGCGGGCTTATCCGTCAGCATCAATTCAATAAGGTAGAGCTTGTAAAGCTGACTACCCCTGAGACCTCATATGAGGAGCTTGAGAAGATGACAGCTGACGCTGAACGCGTACTGCAGCTTCTGGAGCTGCCGTACCGGGTGCTGGGCTTGTGTACCGGAGATATGGGCTTCACAGCAGCTAAGACGTATGATTTGGAGGTCTGGCTGCCTGAGAGCGGCATGTACCGTGAAATCTCCTCCTGCTCCAATACAGAGGACTTCCAGGCGCGCCGGGCTAATATCCGTTTCCGTAAGGAGCCTAAGGCAAAGCCTGAATTCGTTCATACCTTAAATGGTTCCGCATTAGCTGTAGGACGGACCGTGGCAGCTATTCTGGAGAACTACCAGCAGGAAGACGGCAGTGTGCTGATTCCGGAAGCACTCCAGCCATACATGCGTAATGTGAAATCGATTAGTCCGAAAATTTCTCAATAATATGCTTGCGTATTATTAGGATAATGTGATACAATTCCTAATGCATGTGAAATTTTGATGCATTGGAGAGGTACCGAAGCGGTCATAACGGGGCGGTCTTGAAAACCGTTAGGGTGCAAGCCCACATGGGTTCGAATCCCATCCTCTCCGCCATATCCTTATAAACTAATGAATTGCAGATAGAAGCCATCTTCTCCGGAAGGCGGCTTTTTTTGTGCTCTTCTGCCCCTACAAATATCCGAATATGGCTGGCAGTGGAGTGAGTGATCAGCAAGCAGGAATAAAAAAACCCATTTCTCCGCAATGTATTAGGGAAGGAGGGTGATTATAACAATGAACCGAGAAATGCAATTGGACCAGAATAGTCTGGTTTCGGCGTGGCAGGAGCGTTTGCCTGCTCTAATGGACGATGGGGACAGCTTTAGCCTGCAGGGGGATGCAGCAGACCCGAAGAGTCTGTTGATTCATTTTAACGCTGCCGGCCATCAGGCCTATTCCCTTGATTTCCGTTGTACCTATGTGGACAGCCGGGAGGTTGCCGTAGATTTGATTGATGTGGAGCAGGGAGGGCGCCATACTGACGAACGTACTGATGCCGTACAGCAGCTTGCGCAGCAATATACTAGACAGATTCATGAGTGCGCCCAGGCGTTGCAGAATCTGACCAATCCATAGGAGGAATAGTGAGATGAGCAAACCCAAAAGTATGCCGGTTCCCGGCGTAGAGACTAACCATGAGCCTAGGGAGGAGCATCACTCCTCCGGGCCTAAGCCGTTATCCGGTTCTAAAAAGGTAAAGCAGGCTAACCATGTGGATCATCACAACCGGCAGGGATAAGATTGAAACCAGAGGCGCGAATGAAACGTAATGTTTCTCGTATTTGCGAAATGGTTTATCATTAGGAGGGGAAATAATTTCTTTACATGGGAGAGGAGAACAATAATGATTAAAAAATGGGGGTTGTCAGCTGCTGCATTGTTGCTTACAGCTGCAGTGATTTTACCCGGATGTGCAAGTAAAGAACAGGCGCCTAAAGAGGCGTTGAAGTCGGCTGCAACCAAAGCCATGACAATGACATCTTATGAAATGCAGAGCAAGCTCACAGTGAATAATCTGACTATTGATGCACCTGCAGGGGAAACCGATGGAACTACGGGCATGGTGCTAAATATGCTGAAGAATGCGGATATTTCCGTGAACGGAGTTTATCAGGCCGATCCGAGGCAGACTGAATTAACGCTGGTGCTGAATCTGAAGGGCGATATGGCCATGACCTTCAATATCCCGATGGTGATGACCGGGGAAACTCTGTATGTCAAAATACCTTCAATTCCGCTCCTACCGCTTCCTGAGACTATTGTAGGCAAGTTCCTGAAGATGGATCTGAAGGATTTAGCGGAACAGGAAGGTGTTGAGTTCAACCCTGCTTCACTGGATACTAAGAAAGCGCAGGATCTCACCAATGAAGTGCTGAGCACGCTGCTGGGTGAGTATGATGAAAAGACCTATTTTTCAGACGTGAAGCCTAAGGATGCCGCATTGCCTGAGGGTGTAGAAGCCAACCAGGTTGTACGGTTCCAGGTGACTAATGATAACGTCAAAGAAGCGATCACAATTCTTGTAAATAATGCATTGCCTAAGATTATTGATATCCTGAGTAAAGAAGAATACAAAGAAATGCTGCAAATTGATGAGGCTGATCTGGCCAAAGCCAAGGAAGAGCTGCAATCCAGCGAGACCCGGGCAGAATTCGATAAAAGTTTGGCGGACCTGGGCAACTATCTTACAGTTAACAAGTTCCAGCTGAACACTGCAGTCAACAAGGATGATTTCCCGGTGTATCAGGATCTGCTGATGGACATTGTGGTTAAGGATCCGGAGCAAGGCCAAAATGTGAGCTTGTCACTAACCGGAAGCAATCAATACAGTAAGATTAATGAGAAACAAACCTTCACGATTGGTATACCTGAGGGTGAGAATGTCATTACAATGGAAGAGCTGCAGCAGCAGTTTGGCGGAATGAGCACTTACTAATCTTTTAAAATGAGAAAAACCTGCAGGAAGGCGAATCGCTCGCACTTCTGCAGGTTTTTTGCGTGTTAAGGTTGGATTTATTCCGCCAGGAAGTCGTCTGCCAGAATGGCATAGGTCCGGTGATCCTGCCATTCCCCGTTGATC of the Paenibacillus pedocola genome contains:
- a CDS encoding small acid-soluble spore protein P; translated protein: MSKPKSMPVPGVETNHEPREEHHSSGPKPLSGSKKVKQANHVDHHNRQG
- the pdxS gene encoding pyridoxal 5'-phosphate synthase lyase subunit PdxS — protein: METGTSRVKRGMAEMQKGGVIMDVMNAEQAKIAEAAGAVAVMALERVPSDIRAAGGVARMADPTIVEEVIKVVSIPVMAKARIGHYVEAKVLESLGVDYLDESEVLTPADEVFHIDKREFTVPFVCGAKDLGEALRRINEGASMIRTKGEPGTGNIVEAVRHMRFINSQIRKVTNLSKDELYHEAKTLGVPYELLLEVHELGKLPVVNFAAGGVATPADAALMMHLGADGVFVGSGIFKSDNPEKFARAIVEATTHFTDYKLIAEVSKNLGTPMKGIDIATLAPSERMSERGR
- the pdxT gene encoding pyridoxal 5'-phosphate synthase glutaminase subunit PdxT — translated: MKIGVLALQGAVTEHIVSIEKTGAEGLPIKRVEQLEEVEGLIIPGGESTTIGKLMRKYGFIEAIRDFSAQGKPIFGTCAGMIVLAKRIAGGEPSHLELMDITVARNAFGRQRESFECDLDVKGINEPVRAVFIRAPLINEVGPDVDVLTVYNDEIVTARQDNLLVSSFHPELTDDYRLHQYFADMVKASVEAKQ
- the serS gene encoding serine--tRNA ligase, which translates into the protein MLDVKVLRSDYAKVEEALNKRGKSLDLIAGFPQLDLRRRELLQETEGLKNRRNIVSGDVAKKKKNGEPAEDLIAEMRTVSDRIKELDDEVRELETQIDELTMSIPNIPHESVPVGKSEEENVEVRRWSQPREFGFTPKSHWELAQQLDILDFEAAAKVTGSRFVFYKGLGARLERALINFMMDLHSGEHNYEEMLPPYIVNKDSLYGTGQLPKFEEDLFKLRDTEYYLIPTAEVPVTNYYREEILTAADLPKYHVAYSSCFRSEAGSAGRDTRGLIRQHQFNKVELVKLTTPETSYEELEKMTADAERVLQLLELPYRVLGLCTGDMGFTAAKTYDLEVWLPESGMYREISSCSNTEDFQARRANIRFRKEPKAKPEFVHTLNGSALAVGRTVAAILENYQQEDGSVLIPEALQPYMRNVKSISPKISQ